Proteins from a genomic interval of Zerene cesonia ecotype Mississippi unplaced genomic scaffold, Zerene_cesonia_1.1 Zces_u001, whole genome shotgun sequence:
- the LOC119838206 gene encoding choline/ethanolamine kinase-like — protein MNRSSYWKLQMCGTEEEMREVAGRICRNYLHGAWKSTDPRDLDFKRISGGLSNFLYYVALPSEPAKLGGFRRESSPDADQDLKLKKQMLSAHSFSLDEPKKVLLRIYGQVHGERAMDAIVTESVIFTLLSERRLGPKLHGVFSGGRIEEYIPARALLTKELSEPALSMKIAEKMAAIHSMDVPLSKEPNWLWKTMAKWLRTVKEERLAALPANMRAEERRVAERLRAVEWEAEIEWLKRLTAALYSPVVFCHNDMQEGNILILEDEVETGGEGSGMEGSGAEAAAVAGVVGAGSEGEGVEGVEGGEYAYKEADSASLSSAELGEPRLVLIDFEYCAYNYRAFDIANHLQEWCYDYTNPEHPFYYENYENAPTLEQKEIFIKEYLKHAGEPDAAESIDEINRLLDEIDAFALASHLFWSLWSIVNASKSQIPFGYWEYGLSRLETYLRLKQELIKKEKYGFPQKRKICEVDI, from the exons ATGAATCGCAGCAGTTATTGG AAGCTACAGATGTGCGGTACGGAGGAGGAGATGCGCGAGGTGGCTGGCAGAATCTGCAGGAACTACCTGCACGGCGCCTGGAAGAGCACGGACCCGCGGGACCTGGACTTCAAGCGGATCAG CGGCGGGCTGTCCAACTTCCTGTACTACGTGGCGCTTCCCTCGGAGCCGGCCAAGCTGGGCGGCTTCCGGCGCGAGAGCTCGCCGGACGCCGACCAGGACCTCAAGCTCAAGAAGCAGATGCTCAGCGCGCACTCTTTCTCGCTCGATGAGCCGAAGAAG GTGCTGCTGCGCATCTACGGGCAGGTGCACGGCGAGCGCGCGATGGACGCGATCGTGACGGAGTCGGTCATCTTCACGCTGCTGTCGGAGCGCCGCCTCGGGCCCAAGCTGCACGGCGTCTTCTCGGGCGGCCGCATCGAGGAGTACATACCG GCGCGGGCGCTGCTCACGAAGGAGCTGTCCGAGCCGGCGCTGTCCATGAAGATAGCGGAGAAGATGGCCGCCATACACTCGATGGACGTGCCGCTGTCCAAGGAGCCCAACTGGCTGTGGAAGACCATGGCCAAGTGGCTGCGCACCGTCAAGGAGGAGCGGCTCGCGGCGCTGCCCGCCAACATG CGCGCGGAGGAGCGGCGCGTGGCGGAGCGGCTGCGCGCGGTGGAGTGGGAGGCGGAGATCGAGTGGCTCAAGCGGCTCACCGCCGCGCTCTACTCGCCCGTCGTCTTCTGCCACAACGACATGCAGGAGG GTAACATCTTGATACTGGAGGACGAAGTGGAGACGGGCGGCGAGGGCTCCGGCATGGAGGGGTCCGGGGCGGAGGCCGCGGCGGTCGCGGGGGTCGTGGGGGCGGGGTCGGAGGGCGAGGGGGTGGAGGGTGTGGAGGGGGGCGAGTACGCGTACAAGGAGGCGGACTCGGCCTCGCTGTCGTCCGCCGAGCTGGGCGAGCCGCGGCTCGTGCTCATCGACTTCGAGTACTGCGCATACAACTACCGGGCGTTCGACATCGCCAACCACCTGCAG GAGTGGTGCTACGACTACACGAACCCGGAACATCCGTTCTACTACGAGAACTACGAGAACGCGCCCACGCTCGAGCAGAAG GAGATCTTCATCAAGGAATACCTGAAGCACGCGGGCGAGCCGGACGCGGCGGAGAGCATCGACGAGATCAACCGGCTGCTGGACGAGATCGACGCGTTCGCGCTCGCCAGCCACCTGTTCTGGAGCCTGTGGTCCATCGTGAACGCCAGCAAGAGCCAGATACCCTTCGGCTACTGG GAGTACGGCCTGTCCCGGCTGGAGACGTACCTGCGGCTGAAGCAGGAGCTGATCAAGAAGGAGAAGTACGGGTTCCCGCAGAAGAGGAAGATCTGCGAGGTCGACATTTGA
- the LOC119838230 gene encoding zinc finger protein 64-like, which yields MRHQLTAEEKRAIAKYKCDFENCEYVTFYRWNLNAHKRKHKLEKQHKCPKCDYQTAYRHNFIKHGKIHNEGVYFKCDKCPFVTKFEGHISRHLAKIHNEISEGANKCDLCDFSTKIRWRLNTHKQRSLQKSVIKCDYCDFETMYMCESKKHRQRHFGEIYRNKSLQTEQETPKAPPHTEIDHEIPYQEEHESSKDQYLIDPNCLDWNSIQVLESDDKERPFMCLMCNYTSKFKAAVQRHFQRHHTGSQNRPYKCCNCDFSTKTKDQIALHNKRSKSDRVLTCAACDFATYFKCQHAMHQKCHYTFKCSMCTYSCKQKYDLQKHYSVMHMGKGLKCSYCDYKAARKESLLCHEAIHTGNKPFKCSYCKYMSVRRSLLDIHVKRYHSEIKTDVTIVSDDKIESLKVPLPMLLDTIKMSEHLQ from the coding sequence ATGCGGCACCAGCTGACCGCCGAAGAGAAACGCGCCATAGCCAAGTACAAATGCGACTTCGAAAACTGTGAATATGTGACTTTCTACCGATGGAATTTGAACGCGCATAAGCGTAAGCACAAGCTGGAGAAGCAGCACAAGTGCCCGAAGTGCGACTATCAGACGGCCTACCGACACAACTTCATCAAGCACGGCAAAATCCACAACGAAGGGGTTTACTTTAAGTGCGATAAGTGCCCATTCGTGACCAAGTTCGAGGGACACATAAGCAGACACCTGGCGAAGATACACAACGAGATATCGGAGGGCGCAAACAAATGCGACCTGTGCGATTTCTCAACGAAAATCAGGTGGCGGCTGAACACGCACAAGCAGCGCAGCTTGCAGAAGAGCGTGATCAAGTGCGACTACTGCGACTTCGAGACTATGTACATGTGCGAGTCGAAGAAGCACAGACAGCGGCACTTCGGCGAGATCTACAGGAACAAGTCGCTGCAGACCGAGCAGGAGACGCCCAAAGCCCCGCCGCACACCGAAATCGACCACGAAATCCCCTACCAAGAGGAGCACGAAAGCTCGAAGGACCAATATCTAATAGACCCCAACTGCCTCGACTGGAACAGCATCCAAGTGCTCGAGTCGGACGACAAGGAGCGGCCGTTCATGTGCCTAATGTGCAACTACACGTCCAAGTTCAAGGCGGCGGTCCAGCGCCACTTCCAGCGGCACCACACCGGCAGCCAGAACCGCCCCTACAAGTGCTGCAACTGCGACTTCTCCACCAAAACGAAGGACCAAATCGCGCTCCACAACAAGAGGAGCAAGTCGGACCGAGTGCTGACGTGCGCCGCCTGCGATTTCGCGACCTACTTCAAGTGCCAGCACGCGATGCACCAGAAGTGCCACTACACGTTCAAGTGCTCCATGTGCACGTACTCGTGCAAGCAGAAGTACGACCTGCAGAAGCACTACTCGGTCATGCACATGGGGAAGGGTCTCAAATGCAGCTACTGCGATTACAAAGCGGCCAGGAAGGAGAGCTTGCTGTGCCACGAGGCGATACACACGGGGAACAAGCCGTTCAAATGTTCGTACTGCAAGTACATGTCGGTACGGCGCTCGCTGCTCGACATACACGTGAAGAGGTACCACAGTGAAATTAAAACGGATGTGACGATCGTGAGTGATGATAAAATTGAATCGTTAAAAGTTCCTCTGCCAATGTTACTggatacaattaaaatgagtGAGCACTTGCAGTGA
- the LOC119838227 gene encoding acidic fibroblast growth factor intracellular-binding protein-like produces the protein MYTEVDVFVSNYTLIDPEIYQLWIEGCSSSEAVSTLHQRAAAKQTGATVELIASDVLDHYRTFALLERLLTVPSKLSEQMIFQIDEPTKQMLIEKYYELDDAVIRELLGRKLSSRHRKDLDEVSDRSGAPLRCCRRQFDNVRRVFKAVEEMPGSVVANVRATFLISEPLARKYGAVVFLACMRFETTKRKLQYLSFNDFFHCAQAIMGNWTYSCTGPEYYDTEMDREFLLELRDLRILLDKEKEHKHLICMRLKPKLLEKSYQELELNFRLYTRALVGVAVNLHRARELRSLFVDLLERCIEPLRLGSWPKTDLAQFLCAYEQCALQMDVLREADLKSVWERYMRVVSQCLLTMYHT, from the exons atgtataccgAGGTGGACGTTTTTGTGTCCAATTACACACTTATTGACCcagaaatatatcaattatggATAGAGGGATGTTCTT CGAGTGAGGCAGTATCGACTCTACACCAGCGCGCTGCAGCCAAGCAGACCGGCGCCACGGTGGAGCTGATAGCTAGCGACGTGCTGGACCATTATAG GACATTTGCTTTGCTGGAGCGTCTGCTTACGGTACCGTCCAAGCTTTCAGAGCAGATGATCTTCCAGATAGACGAGCCCACCAAACAGATGCTTATTGAGAA GTACTATGAGTTGGATGATGCAGTAATACGAGAATTACTTGGAAGGAAGCTTTCTTCGCGACATCGAAAAGATTTGGACGAG GTGTCGGACCGGTCGGGCGCGCCGCTGCGCTGCTGCCGGCGGCAGTTCGACAACGTGCGGCGCGTGTTCAAGGCGGTCGAGGAGATGCCCGGCAGCGTGGTCGCCAACGTGCGCGCCACCTTCCTCATCTCCGAGCCGCTCGCCAG GAAGTACGGCGCCGTGGTGTTCCTGGCGTGTATGCGCTTCGAGACGACAAAGCGGAAACTGCAGTATTTGTCCTTCAACGACTTCTTCCACTGTGCACAG GCGATAATGGGGAACTGGACGTACAGCTGCACGGGGCCGGAGTACTACGACACGGAGATGGACCGCGAGTTCCTGCTCGAGCTGCGCGACCTGCGCATCCTGCTCGACAAGGAGAAGGAGCACAAGCA tttGATCTGCATGCGGTTGAAACCGAAGCTTCTGGAGAAATCATATCAGGAACTCGAACTTAATTTTAG ATTGTACACGCGTGCGCTGGTGGGTGTGGCGGTGAACCTGCACCGCGCCAGAGAACTGCGATCGTTGTTTGTGGATCTGCTCGAGAG ATGTATAGAGCCGCTGCGTCTCGGCAGCTGGCCCAAGACCGACCTCGCGCAGTTCCTGTGCGCCTACGAGCAGTGCGCCTTGCAGATGGATGTACTGAG AGAGGCGGACCTGAAGTCGGTGTGGGAGCGCTACATGCGCGTGGTGAGTCAGTGCTTGCTGACCATGTACCACACGTAG